A single genomic interval of Rhododendron vialii isolate Sample 1 chromosome 3a, ASM3025357v1 harbors:
- the LOC131319155 gene encoding uncharacterized protein LOC131319155 yields MASQASKQLEPWCNLNGKVVLVTGASSGLGWEFCLDLARAQCRIVAAARWTDRLKTLCDQINQPSFLSSCGPSKMAHDHDEIRAVAIELDVTSNGQTIEVAVQKAWEAFGHIDALINNAGVRGSVSSSLELSEEEWNNTTTTNITGAWLVSKYVGKCMRDGGRGGSIINISSIQGLNRIQIPGALAYASSKGAMHILTKTMALEMGKHNIRVNAIAAGLFRSEFTESLFQKDWLNNVALRTIPLRTWGESDPALTSIIRYSIHDSSDYVSGNIFIVDAGYTLPGIPIFSSL; encoded by the exons ATGGCTAGTCAAGCGTCAAAACAACTAGAGCCATGGTGCAACTTGAATGGGAAGGTGGTGCTGGTGACCGGGGCATCGTCCGGTCTCGGCTGGGAATTCTGCCTCGACCTAGCCCGAGCCCAATGCAGGATTGTGGCTGCGGCCCGTTGGACGGACAGGCTCAAGACTCTGTGCGACCAAATTAACCAACCGAGCTTCTTATCGTCATGTGGCCCTTCAAAAATGGCTCATGATCATGATGAAATTAGAGCTGTGGCCATTGAGCTTGATGTCACTTCTAATGGCCAAACCATTGAGGTTGCAGTGCAGAAAGCTTGGGAAGCTTTTGGACACATTGATGCTTTGATTAACAATGCTGGTGTTAGAG GGAGCGTGAGTAGTTCGTTGGAGCTTTCGGAGGAGGAATGGAACAATACGACGACAACAAACATAACAGGAGCATGGCTGGTATCCAAGTACGTGGGGAAGTGCATGCGGGATGGAGGCAGGGGAGGATCAATCATCAATATTTCATCAATTCAGGGACTCAACCGCATCCAAATTCCTGGAGCTCTTGCCTATGCTTCCTCAAAGGGAGCAATGCACATCTTGACAAAG ACAATGGCCTTGGAGATGGGAAAGCACAACATTAGAGTGAACGCAATAGCAGCTGGACTATTCCGATCTGAGTTCACTGAATCTCTCTTTCAGAAAGATTGGCTGAACAATGTGGCTCTAAGAACAATACCTTTACGAACCTGGGGCGAATCCGATCCCGCATTAACATCCATCATCCGATACTCGATCCATGACTCCTCCGACTACGTTTCTGGGAACATTTTCATTGTTGATGCTGGATACACACTCCCTGGAATTCCGATTTTCTCTTCCCTCTAA